From a region of the Carassius auratus strain Wakin chromosome 31, ASM336829v1, whole genome shotgun sequence genome:
- the LOC113050703 gene encoding probable peptidyl-tRNA hydrolase 2, whose amino-acid sequence MESQQEVNPVFLQQLRELDIPEEAAKQALLHTQNVSAEEAAMYYFNKLENEEEGDEDLMFKMVFVVNMELSMGVGKVAAQVGHAAVGLYQALQEKNSWREMACRWDHAGAKKIVLQGTNVAHLLELQALAMSLSLPTKLVQDAGHTQVEPGSCTVLAIIGEEEMVNNVTGSLKLL is encoded by the exons ATGGAGTCCCAGCAGGAAGTGAACCCTGTATTCCTGCAGCAGCTCAGAGAGTTGGACATACCCGAGGAGGCCGCCAAGCAG GCACTCTTGCACACTCAAAATGTGTCTGCGGAGGAGGCTGCAATGTATTACTTCAACAAACTAGAGAACGAG gaAGAGGGTGATGAGGACCTGATGTTTAAAATGGTGTTTGTTGTAAATATGGAGCTGTCCATGGGTGTGGGGAAG GTTGCGGCACAGGTGGGTCATGCTGCAGTGGGTTTGTATCAGGCCTTGCAGGAGAAAAACAGTTGGAGGGAAATGGCCTGCAGATGGGACCATGCTGG AGCTAAGAAGATAGTGTTACAAGGCACTAACGTGGCACACCTTTTGGAGCTGCAGGCTCTTGCTATGAGCCTCAGTCTTCCTACAAAGCTGGTACAGGATGCTGGACACACACAG gTGGAGCCAGGTTCATGCACTGTGCTTGCCATCATAGGAGAAGAGGAGATGGTGAATAATGTCACAGGCAGCCTCAAACTGCTTTGA